A region from the Parasphingopyxis sp. CP4 genome encodes:
- a CDS encoding wax ester/triacylglycerol synthase family O-acyltransferase — MDAAFVYMETPSTPMHIGSLAIYDPSTSPNGKLRFKEVLGFIESRLDGAWAFRRRLVRVPFDLDHPYWIEDPEFDLEYHVRHIALPAPGDWRQLCILAARLHSRPLDLNKPLWEFTVIEGLDNIEGLPEGCIAILSKVHHAAIDGMSGVEITTAVHDLTPDLPEREFDMDWKPDNKPADAELLIRAQVNAVRQPFKAAEIMARSIPGLAKAGAGLLTQELKLPVSGTAPNTLFNQTVSSQRVFDGVRFELAEIKAIKAEVEGATVNDTILSVIGGGLRKYLISKNDLPVDDMTAMAPISVRKEDQKADLGNQVSAMIVGLGTHIEDPVERLNYVQDRAQKSKNLTSAIGARNLSRMSGMTPGALMGLGARLYARAGLANAHAPAYNCVVTNVPGPPMDIYFAGARLIEQFGVGPIFDGMGLINIVYSSGGVLTVSFTADRSAVSDPENYAAALRESFEELKTALAKGQRKPAKKKSAAKKPAKKKAKAS, encoded by the coding sequence ATGGACGCGGCATTCGTGTACATGGAAACGCCGTCGACGCCGATGCATATCGGATCGCTGGCAATCTATGATCCGTCGACATCGCCCAATGGCAAATTGCGCTTCAAGGAAGTTTTGGGTTTTATCGAAAGCCGTTTGGACGGCGCCTGGGCGTTTCGCCGGCGCCTCGTCCGCGTGCCATTCGATCTCGACCATCCCTATTGGATCGAAGATCCCGAATTCGATCTCGAATATCATGTACGTCATATCGCACTCCCAGCGCCAGGCGATTGGCGGCAGCTGTGTATCCTCGCCGCGCGTCTTCATTCGCGCCCGCTTGATCTGAACAAACCGCTCTGGGAATTCACGGTCATTGAAGGGCTCGACAATATCGAAGGGCTTCCGGAGGGCTGCATCGCGATCCTGTCCAAGGTTCACCATGCCGCGATTGACGGCATGTCGGGCGTTGAGATCACAACGGCCGTTCATGACCTCACGCCGGATCTCCCCGAGCGCGAATTCGATATGGATTGGAAGCCGGACAACAAACCGGCAGACGCGGAATTATTGATCCGAGCCCAGGTGAATGCCGTGCGGCAGCCGTTCAAGGCGGCAGAGATCATGGCGCGGAGCATCCCGGGACTAGCCAAGGCCGGTGCCGGCTTATTGACCCAGGAATTGAAACTGCCGGTTAGTGGAACGGCACCGAACACCTTGTTCAATCAGACGGTCTCATCCCAGCGGGTGTTTGACGGCGTGCGGTTTGAGCTAGCCGAGATAAAAGCGATCAAGGCCGAGGTCGAAGGGGCGACGGTGAACGACACCATCCTCTCGGTCATCGGCGGCGGATTGCGCAAATATCTCATCTCGAAAAATGATCTTCCGGTCGACGATATGACGGCCATGGCGCCGATATCGGTGCGCAAGGAAGATCAGAAGGCGGATCTGGGCAATCAGGTATCGGCCATGATTGTCGGGCTCGGTACGCATATCGAGGATCCGGTCGAGCGGCTCAATTATGTTCAGGATCGGGCGCAGAAATCGAAAAACCTCACCAGCGCTATCGGTGCGCGAAACTTGTCACGCATGAGCGGGATGACACCCGGTGCGTTGATGGGGCTTGGGGCACGCTTATACGCCCGAGCGGGTCTCGCGAACGCCCATGCGCCCGCCTATAACTGCGTCGTTACCAACGTTCCTGGTCCGCCCATGGACATCTATTTCGCCGGTGCGCGCCTGATCGAACAATTCGGTGTCGGTCCGATTTTTGACGGCATGGGACTGATTAATATCGTCTATAGCTCGGGTGGGGTGCTGACGGTTTCCTTTACCGCCGACCGCAGTGCGGTAAGCGATCCGGAAAATTATGCTGCAGCGCTGCGCGAAAGCTTCGAGGAGCTCAAAACGGCTTTGGCAAAAGGCCAGCGCAAGCCAGCCAAGAAAAAATCGGCTGCCAAGAAACCAGCAAAAAAGAAAGCGAAAGCCAGCTAG
- a CDS encoding triacylglycerol lipase, giving the protein MATAAPASPPHMVPRPSRLLAFSELHRAMFEMATLPLTSPLLYSAPRGDGHPVMVLPGFMASGRSTKVIRRYLDRLGYDTYCWDLGRNLGPRAIGHDGEHLIDKLHEIHQETGQKVSLVGWSLGGSMSAQLGQRVPEKVRQVITLGSPLRGRAQSTSVWRVYEAATGERVSSDKVREQMAELAGPPKVPTTAVYSKADGVVPWQNCCVTESEHSENLRVYGSHCGLGVNGPVLYLIANRLAQPEGEWTPFEREGLEQVVFPANS; this is encoded by the coding sequence TTGGCTACAGCAGCACCGGCGTCACCGCCGCATATGGTCCCACGTCCGTCACGCCTATTGGCATTTTCTGAGCTTCACAGGGCGATGTTTGAGATGGCAACCTTGCCGCTCACCTCTCCCCTTCTCTATTCTGCGCCACGTGGTGATGGGCACCCGGTAATGGTGTTGCCGGGCTTTATGGCCAGCGGTCGATCGACCAAGGTCATCCGGCGGTATCTCGACCGGCTTGGCTATGACACATATTGCTGGGACCTGGGCCGCAATCTCGGTCCGCGCGCAATTGGCCACGATGGCGAGCATCTGATCGACAAGCTGCATGAGATCCACCAAGAGACCGGCCAAAAGGTGAGCCTCGTTGGCTGGAGCCTTGGCGGATCCATGTCGGCCCAGCTTGGCCAGCGCGTGCCAGAAAAAGTACGTCAGGTGATCACCCTCGGCTCGCCACTGCGTGGCCGTGCACAATCCACATCCGTATGGCGCGTCTACGAAGCCGCCACGGGCGAACGCGTCAGCAGCGACAAGGTGCGTGAGCAAATGGCTGAATTGGCTGGCCCACCCAAGGTGCCGACCACGGCGGTCTACTCAAAGGCCGATGGCGTCGTGCCGTGGCAAAATTGCTGCGTCACGGAAAGCGAGCATTCGGAAAATCTGCGCGTCTATGGCAGCCATTGCGGCCTCGGCGTCAATGGACCGGTGCTATATCTGATTGCCAACCGGTTGGCTCAGCCGGAAGGTGAATGGACACCTTTCGAACGCGAAGGATTGGAGCAGGTGGTCTTCCCCGCCAACTCCTAG
- the hspQ gene encoding heat shock protein HspQ, whose amino-acid sequence MEPDIPSARERSILAKNAPSVAHASFTIGDIVKHRMFDFRGVIFDIDPVFANSDDWYEAIPEDIRPHKDQPFYHLLAENTDSSYVAYVSQQNLLHDESDEPVDHPAISGIFDGIEKGRYTLRPEHRH is encoded by the coding sequence GCGCGCGAACGCAGCATTCTCGCGAAAAACGCGCCATCTGTGGCACATGCGAGCTTTACGATAGGCGATATCGTGAAGCATCGGATGTTCGATTTTCGCGGCGTGATATTCGATATCGACCCGGTTTTTGCCAATAGCGACGACTGGTACGAGGCCATTCCCGAGGATATCCGGCCGCACAAGGACCAGCCCTTTTATCACCTGCTCGCCGAAAATACGGACAGCAGCTATGTCGCCTATGTCAGTCAGCAGAATTTGCTGCATGACGAAAGCGACGAACCCGTTGATCATCCAGCCATTTCCGGCATATTCGACGGCATCGAAAAAGGCCGCTACACCTTGCGGCCAGAACATCGACACTAA